One Sinorhizobium arboris LMG 14919 genomic region harbors:
- a CDS encoding adenylate/guanylate cyclase domain-containing protein yields MSAADRIERRLAAIFAADVAGYTRLMGLNEVQTLRTLMSHREIMDAFIVEHGGRIANTAGDSVLAEFPSVVDAVQCAIAVQEALWRENEGQSGEDRLQFRIGVHVGDVMVRAGDLLGDGVNIAARLQGLAEPGGICLSGDAYNHVRRKVKASVEDLGPQSVKNVEEPVRAYAVALGFARRLQGATAGDAKPLLFPDKPSIAVLPFTNMSGDPEQEYFADGVVEDIITALSRIRWLFVIARNSSFTYKGKTVDIRRVGRELGVRYVLEGSIRKAGNRVRITGQLIEADTETHVWADRFDGDIVDVFALQDRVTESVVSAIEPRVQKVEIERARRKRPEHITAYDLYLRALPEFQAYTREGFLRAERVLEDALAIDPSFTDAWTALADCLGRLLISGWLEPVEEGKTRVCETALRAVDLDPENGPALAMAAWALAVVGDDAERGAELGDEALRVHPNSAYVRMHSSFAFLFSGQIEKALQNLEIARRFSPLDLRAYTIFAGIANCHIFARRFSEAVHWAERAIELSPNYAVALRSLTISLAHDGQLEAARRAGERLMAAVPGMSISYTLKRPFGLPWMMDLWIEGLRKAGIPE; encoded by the coding sequence GTGTCGGCGGCGGATCGAATCGAACGGCGGCTGGCGGCGATCTTCGCAGCCGATGTGGCGGGATACACCCGCCTAATGGGCCTCAACGAAGTTCAGACGCTTCGGACGCTCATGTCCCATCGCGAGATCATGGACGCCTTTATTGTCGAGCACGGCGGCAGGATCGCAAACACGGCCGGCGACAGTGTGCTGGCTGAGTTCCCAAGCGTCGTCGATGCCGTCCAGTGCGCCATCGCGGTCCAGGAGGCACTTTGGCGGGAAAACGAGGGGCAATCCGGCGAGGATCGTCTCCAGTTCCGCATCGGTGTCCACGTCGGCGACGTGATGGTTCGCGCTGGCGATCTCCTCGGCGACGGCGTCAATATCGCAGCCAGGCTCCAGGGGTTGGCCGAGCCCGGCGGGATTTGCCTCTCAGGCGACGCTTACAACCACGTCCGAAGGAAGGTGAAGGCCAGCGTCGAGGACCTCGGACCGCAAAGCGTCAAGAACGTTGAGGAACCCGTAAGAGCCTATGCCGTCGCTCTTGGTTTTGCCCGCCGGCTGCAGGGCGCAACAGCAGGGGACGCGAAACCGCTTTTGTTTCCCGACAAGCCCTCCATAGCCGTCCTGCCCTTCACGAACATGAGCGGCGACCCCGAGCAGGAGTATTTTGCGGACGGCGTGGTCGAGGACATCATCACCGCGCTCTCCCGGATCCGCTGGCTGTTCGTTATCGCCAGGAACTCCAGCTTCACCTACAAGGGAAAGACAGTTGACATTCGACGTGTCGGGCGCGAACTCGGCGTCCGCTATGTCCTCGAAGGCTCGATCCGCAAGGCGGGGAACCGCGTCCGCATCACGGGCCAGCTAATCGAGGCGGATACTGAAACCCACGTCTGGGCAGATCGCTTCGATGGCGACATCGTCGACGTGTTCGCCCTGCAAGATCGCGTCACCGAGAGCGTAGTCAGTGCGATCGAGCCAAGGGTGCAAAAGGTTGAGATCGAACGGGCTCGGAGAAAACGCCCCGAACACATCACTGCCTATGACCTGTACCTGAGAGCCCTGCCGGAGTTCCAGGCCTATACGCGCGAGGGTTTCCTTCGCGCAGAACGGGTATTGGAAGATGCGTTGGCTATCGATCCGTCCTTTACCGATGCTTGGACGGCCTTGGCTGACTGCCTAGGCAGATTATTGATCAGCGGCTGGCTGGAGCCTGTCGAAGAAGGCAAGACGCGGGTATGCGAGACGGCGTTGCGCGCCGTCGACCTGGACCCCGAGAACGGCCCCGCGCTGGCAATGGCCGCGTGGGCGCTGGCAGTCGTTGGAGACGATGCCGAGCGAGGTGCTGAACTCGGAGACGAAGCGCTGCGCGTCCACCCGAACTCGGCTTACGTGCGGATGCACTCCTCCTTCGCCTTCCTGTTTAGCGGGCAGATCGAAAAGGCCCTTCAGAATCTTGAGATCGCCCGCCGATTCAGCCCGCTCGACTTGCGGGCTTACACAATCTTCGCAGGTATCGCGAACTGCCACATCTTCGCACGACGCTTTTCGGAAGCTGTGCATTGGGCGGAGCGGGCGATCGAATTGTCGCCGAATTATGCAGTCGCTTTGCGGTCTTTAACTATCTCCCTGGCCCATGACGGCCAATTGGAAGCGGCCCGACGCGCGGGTGAGAGGCTGATGGCTGCGGTTCCGGGAATGTCAATTTCTTACACCCTGAAGCGACCGTTCGGCCTGCCTTGGATGATGGACCTGTGGATCGAAGGGCTCCGCAAGGCCGGCATCCCTGAATGA
- a CDS encoding conjugal transfer protein TraB, translating to MRRDYLQPAVLTVASVLAGMVGWSGNVLLLPAALVFPILWGHARARYVAAIVSAGYYLAASRGLPQGVASFYASDLWPGLLLWLCASGSFVAVHTVLWTKRPDRRPFRYLLVAALMAVPPMGITGWSHPVTAGGVLFPGWGWPGLVAMTAGLMGLVTRMWPAVAIAFAGLWLWSAAFWTDPKLPEGWQGVDLQMGSSLGRDASIQRHRDLIATLTDRASDGIRNIVLPESALSFWTPTVERLWVRALQSTDISVIAGAAMVDAAGYDNVLVTLSDNGGRVLYRQRVPVPGSMWQPWRSWLGTRGGARAHFFANPVATVGDRQVAPLICYEQFVVWPVLQSMLHDPDLIIAVGNGWWTKGTSIVAIQRASAVAWAKLFAKPLVISFNT from the coding sequence ATGCGCCGTGATTACCTACAGCCGGCAGTGCTGACCGTCGCGTCTGTTCTTGCCGGAATGGTTGGGTGGAGCGGGAATGTCCTGCTCCTTCCGGCGGCGCTGGTTTTCCCGATTCTCTGGGGGCATGCGCGAGCGAGATACGTGGCGGCGATTGTTTCGGCCGGATATTATCTGGCGGCATCCCGTGGTCTGCCGCAGGGCGTCGCGTCTTTCTACGCCTCCGATCTTTGGCCGGGCTTATTGCTATGGCTGTGCGCCTCGGGGAGCTTTGTTGCCGTGCATACCGTGCTCTGGACGAAGCGCCCTGACCGTCGACCGTTTCGCTATCTCTTGGTCGCTGCGCTTATGGCTGTACCGCCAATGGGCATCACGGGCTGGTCACATCCTGTCACGGCGGGCGGCGTTTTGTTTCCCGGATGGGGATGGCCAGGACTGGTGGCGATGACAGCCGGCCTCATGGGCCTCGTAACCCGCATGTGGCCGGCTGTTGCCATCGCCTTCGCAGGCCTTTGGCTCTGGTCCGCCGCCTTCTGGACCGATCCGAAACTACCTGAGGGCTGGCAGGGCGTCGATCTGCAAATGGGGTCATCGCTCGGCCGCGACGCCAGTATTCAGCGGCACCGTGATCTGATTGCCACGTTGACGGACCGTGCATCAGACGGCATCAGAAATATCGTTCTGCCGGAAAGCGCCCTGAGCTTCTGGACACCGACGGTCGAACGGCTCTGGGTCAGGGCTCTGCAAAGCACGGATATTTCCGTGATCGCTGGCGCCGCCATGGTCGATGCGGCTGGATACGACAATGTGCTCGTCACGCTGTCCGATAACGGCGGCAGGGTCCTCTATCGCCAGCGAGTGCCGGTGCCGGGCTCCATGTGGCAACCATGGCGGTCCTGGCTGGGGACACGTGGCGGCGCCCGAGCGCATTTCTTCGCCAATCCAGTTGCGACTGTGGGGGATCGTCAGGTTGCGCCACTCATCTGTTACGAGCAGTTCGTCGTCTGGCCGGTACTGCAATCGATGCTCCACGACCCAGACCTGATCATTGCAGTTGGAAACGGATGGTGGACCAAGGGGACTTCCATCGTCGCGATTCAGCGCGCGAGTGCCGTCGCATGGGCGAAGCTCTTTGCAAAACCACTTGTTATTTCCTTCAACACCTGA
- the traF gene encoding conjugative transfer signal peptidase TraF: MTIPFIATALRRRRDKALLLGFATITMALLGTISVAWFGGYRINLTPSESLGLWRIVKLDRPVAAGDLVFICPPQTAAMREARIRGYLRSGLCPAGVAPLIKSVVAVEGQRVEVGTSVSVNGRLVPSATIAQRDAWGRPMTPFSGGIVPADCVFLHSAFAGSYDSRYFGPIPAAGILGLAQEVLTYAP, encoded by the coding sequence ATGACTATTCCTTTCATTGCAACGGCGTTGAGGAGGCGACGCGATAAAGCGCTCCTGCTTGGCTTCGCCACCATCACAATGGCGTTGCTGGGAACGATCTCGGTCGCCTGGTTCGGCGGCTACCGGATCAATCTCACGCCGAGCGAATCTCTCGGTCTCTGGCGTATCGTCAAGCTCGACAGACCGGTCGCCGCTGGCGACCTGGTCTTCATTTGCCCGCCGCAAACGGCAGCGATGCGGGAGGCACGTATACGCGGTTACCTGCGCTCCGGCCTGTGCCCGGCCGGCGTTGCGCCGCTCATCAAGTCGGTCGTGGCCGTTGAAGGACAGCGCGTCGAAGTTGGTACTAGCGTCTCCGTGAACGGCCGTCTGGTTCCCTCCGCCACCATAGCGCAGCGAGACGCGTGGGGTCGGCCAATGACGCCGTTCTCGGGCGGGATCGTGCCGGCCGATTGCGTGTTCCTGCACTCGGCTTTCGCCGGCTCCTACGACTCCCGCTATTTCGGTCCGATCCCGGCTGCAGGCATTCTCGGCCTGGCGCAAGAGGTACTGACCTATGCGCCGTGA
- the traA gene encoding Ti-type conjugative transfer relaxase TraA, which translates to MAVPHFSVSVVGRGSGRSAVLSAAYRHCAKMEYEREARTIDYTRKQGLLHEEFVIPADSPEWLRLMIADRSASGASEAFWNKVEDFEKRSDAQLAKDITIALPIKLTAEQNIALVRDFVERHVTAKGMVADWVYHDAPGNPHVHLMTTLRPLTEDGFGAKKVAVLGPDGNPIRNDAGKIVYELWAGSLDDFNAFRDGWFACQNRHLALAGLDIRIDGRSFEKQGIEVEPTIHIGVGATAIGRNAEQARTQSSAGSPKLERIELQEARRSENARRIQRRPEIVLELITREKSVFDERDVAKILHRYIDDAALFQSLMVRVLQSPEALRLERERIAFATGARLPAKYTTRELIRLEAEMANRAIWLSRRSSHGVREAVLEATFERHSRLSEEQRTAIEHIAGPERIAAVIGRAGAGKTTMMKAARAAWEAGGYRVVGGALAGKAAEGLEKEAGIASRTLSSWELRWNEGRNQLDAKTVFVLDEAGMVSSRQMAHLVETVTKAGAKLVLVGDPEQLQPIEAGAAFRAIADRIGYAELETIYRQREQWMRDASLDLARGNVRKAVDAYTAQGRMIGLRLKNEAVDTLIADWSRDYDPAKTTLILAHLRRDVRMLNEMGRAELVERGIIGDGFAFRAEDGHRNFAPGDQIVFLKNEGSLGVKNGMLGKVVEAAQNRIVAEIGEGEHRRQVTVEQRFYNNLDHGYATTIHKSQGATVDRVKVLASLSLDRHLTYVAMTRHREDLRVYYGSRSFAFAGGLIKILSRKNAKETTLDYERATFYRQALRFAEARGLHLVNVARTIARDRLEWTVRQKQKLADLAHRLLAIGAKLGFGTSTKPTHSQSSKEASPMVAGIATFPKSVEQAVADKLESDPSLKKQWEDVSTRFHLVYAQPEAAFKAVNVDAMLKDETVAKSTLAKIAGQPESFGALKGKSGLLASRADKQDRERAERNVPALAQSLGDYLRQRSQAEQRHQAEEVAVRRKVLIDIPALSPNARQTLERVRDAIDRNDLPSALEFALADKMVKAELDGFAKAVAERFGERTFLPLAAKDANGETFKTITAGMSAGQKAEVESAWGLMRAVQKLSSHQRTTEALKQAETLRQTKSQGLSLK; encoded by the coding sequence GTGGCCGTTCCTCATTTCTCCGTCAGCGTCGTTGGCCGTGGCTCCGGTCGCAGCGCCGTGCTGTCGGCAGCCTATCGGCACTGCGCCAAAATGGAGTACGAGCGGGAAGCCCGGACGATCGACTACACCCGCAAGCAGGGTTTGCTGCACGAGGAGTTCGTCATCCCGGCCGATTCACCCGAATGGTTGCGGTTGATGATTGCCGATCGCTCGGCCTCCGGCGCTTCCGAAGCCTTCTGGAATAAGGTCGAAGACTTCGAGAAGCGCTCCGACGCCCAGCTTGCCAAGGACATCACGATTGCGCTCCCGATCAAATTGACGGCCGAGCAGAACATCGCGCTTGTCCGCGACTTCGTCGAACGGCATGTGACCGCCAAGGGAATGGTGGCGGATTGGGTTTATCACGATGCACCGGGCAATCCGCATGTGCATCTGATGACGACCCTTCGACCACTCACCGAAGACGGATTCGGCGCCAAAAAAGTTGCGGTTCTCGGGCCGGACGGCAATCCGATCCGCAACGACGCCGGCAAGATCGTTTATGAACTCTGGGCCGGAAGCCTCGACGACTTCAATGCCTTTCGCGACGGCTGGTTTGCCTGCCAGAACCGGCATCTGGCACTCGCCGGTCTCGATATCCGGATCGATGGCCGGTCCTTCGAAAAACAGGGCATCGAAGTGGAGCCGACCATCCATATTGGTGTTGGTGCAACGGCCATCGGCCGCAATGCGGAGCAGGCGAGGACGCAGTCGTCGGCAGGGTCACCAAAGCTCGAACGGATCGAGCTGCAGGAGGCGCGGCGAAGCGAGAACGCACGTCGCATCCAGCGCCGGCCGGAAATCGTCCTCGAACTGATCACGCGGGAGAAGAGCGTTTTCGATGAGCGGGACGTTGCGAAGATCCTGCATCGCTATATCGACGATGCCGCCCTCTTCCAGAGCCTGATGGTTCGCGTCCTCCAAAGCCCCGAAGCGCTCCGTCTCGAGCGCGAGCGGATCGCATTTGCGACCGGAGCCCGGTTGCCGGCCAAGTACACGACGCGCGAGCTGATCCGGCTCGAAGCGGAGATGGCCAACCGCGCGATCTGGCTCTCGAGGCGATCCTCGCATGGCGTTCGGGAAGCGGTGCTCGAGGCGACGTTCGAGCGCCATTCGCGCTTGTCGGAGGAGCAGAGGACAGCGATCGAACATATCGCGGGACCCGAGCGGATCGCAGCCGTCATCGGCCGCGCCGGCGCCGGCAAGACGACGATGATGAAAGCCGCGCGCGCGGCGTGGGAAGCAGGCGGATACCGTGTCGTCGGTGGCGCGCTTGCCGGCAAGGCCGCGGAGGGTTTGGAGAAGGAAGCAGGAATAGCCTCGCGCACGCTTTCGTCATGGGAGCTTCGGTGGAACGAGGGCCGAAACCAGCTCGACGCGAAGACTGTCTTCGTTCTCGACGAGGCCGGCATGGTGTCGTCACGGCAGATGGCGCACCTGGTTGAGACGGTGACCAAGGCCGGCGCCAAGCTTGTCCTGGTCGGCGATCCGGAACAGCTACAGCCGATCGAAGCCGGCGCCGCGTTCCGTGCGATTGCTGATCGCATCGGTTATGCCGAACTCGAAACCATCTATCGTCAGCGCGAACAATGGATGCGCGACGCTTCGCTCGATCTCGCGCGCGGCAACGTTCGCAAGGCTGTCGATGCCTATACCGCACAGGGTCGAATGATAGGTTTGAGGCTGAAGAACGAGGCAGTCGATACGCTCATCGCCGATTGGAGCCGCGACTACGATCCGGCGAAGACGACACTGATCCTCGCCCATCTCAGGCGCGATGTGCGAATGCTCAACGAGATGGGGCGCGCCGAGCTCGTCGAGCGTGGCATTATTGGCGACGGTTTTGCTTTCCGGGCGGAGGACGGACACCGCAATTTCGCACCCGGCGATCAGATCGTTTTCCTGAAGAACGAAGGCTCGCTCGGCGTCAAGAACGGCATGCTCGGCAAGGTCGTTGAAGCCGCGCAAAACCGCATCGTCGCAGAGATCGGCGAAGGTGAGCACCGCCGGCAGGTCACAGTCGAGCAGCGGTTCTACAACAATCTCGACCACGGCTATGCCACCACGATCCATAAGAGCCAAGGCGCCACCGTCGACCGGGTGAAGGTGCTCGCTTCGCTCTCCCTCGATCGGCATCTGACCTATGTGGCGATGACGCGTCATCGTGAGGATCTCCGCGTCTATTACGGCTCTCGATCCTTCGCGTTTGCCGGCGGCCTGATCAAGATCCTGTCGCGCAAGAATGCCAAGGAAACCACGCTCGATTACGAGAGGGCCACCTTCTACCGCCAGGCACTGCGTTTTGCCGAAGCGCGCGGGCTGCATCTCGTCAACGTCGCCCGCACGATAGCCCGCGACCGGCTCGAATGGACGGTCCGCCAGAAGCAGAAACTGGCCGATCTTGCCCACCGGCTCCTCGCCATCGGCGCCAAGCTCGGCTTCGGCACCAGCACCAAACCGACCCACTCGCAAAGCAGCAAGGAGGCCAGCCCCATGGTTGCCGGCATCGCAACATTCCCGAAATCGGTCGAGCAGGCGGTTGCCGATAAGCTCGAATCCGATCCCAGTCTGAAGAAGCAATGGGAAGATGTCTCTACCCGCTTCCATCTCGTCTATGCGCAGCCGGAAGCCGCCTTCAAGGCCGTCAATGTCGATGCCATGCTGAAGGATGAGACCGTCGCCAAATCGACGCTTGCGAAGATCGCTGGCCAGCCGGAAAGTTTTGGTGCACTCAAGGGGAAATCCGGCCTGCTCGCAAGCCGCGCCGATAAGCAGGATCGCGAGAGGGCGGAACGCAACGTTCCCGCTCTTGCTCAAAGTCTCGGCGATTACCTGCGCCAGCGCAGTCAGGCCGAACAACGCCATCAGGCGGAGGAAGTGGCGGTCCGCCGCAAGGTGTTGATTGACATCCCGGCACTCTCTCCCAATGCACGCCAGACGCTCGAGCGCGTGCGGGACGCCATCGACCGCAACGACCTTCCGTCGGCGCTCGAGTTCGCGCTTGCCGACAAAATGGTGAAGGCGGAACTGGACGGATTTGCCAAAGCTGTCGCTGAGCGTTTCGGCGAGCGGACCTTCCTGCCCTTGGCCGCCAAGGATGCGAATGGCGAGACCTTCAAGACGATCACCGCCGGCATGAGCGCCGGTCAGAAGGCGGAGGTCGAGTCTGCCTGGGGCCTGATGCGCGCAGTGCAGAAACTCAGTTCACACCAGCGGACCACCGAAGCCCTCAAGCAGGCCGAGACGCTGCGGCAGACGAAGAGCCAGGGGCTATCGCTGAAATGA
- the traC gene encoding conjugal transfer protein TraC, with product MRKPSSKIRDEIAKLQEQLKIAETREAERIGRIALKAGLGEIAIEEAELQAAFESLAKRFRGGQGASTGGKKGDGDVSAGASSAAVASGAAQGGNGEA from the coding sequence ATGAGGAAACCCTCCTCGAAAATTCGCGATGAAATCGCCAAGCTCCAGGAACAACTCAAGATCGCGGAAACGCGAGAAGCCGAGCGGATCGGCCGGATTGCGCTCAAGGCAGGACTTGGCGAAATCGCGATCGAGGAAGCCGAGCTTCAGGCGGCTTTCGAGAGTCTGGCGAAACGCTTTCGCGGAGGGCAGGGCGCATCGACCGGAGGGAAAAAGGGGGATGGCGACGTCAGCGCCGGCGCGTCGTCCGCGGCGGTCGCGTCTGGCGCGGCTCAGGGCGGCAATGGCGAGGCTTGA
- the traD gene encoding type IV conjugative transfer system coupling protein TraD — MARTMTSDARKKDTREKIELGGLIVKAGLRYEKRALLLGALVELSHRLKSDEGERARLIAIGAEAFGNDGE; from the coding sequence ATGGCGAGAACAATGACATCCGATGCCCGCAAAAAGGACACGCGGGAGAAGATCGAGCTCGGCGGGCTGATCGTGAAGGCGGGCTTGCGATACGAGAAGCGCGCGCTCCTGCTCGGGGCGTTGGTCGAACTCAGCCACCGGCTGAAGTCCGACGAAGGTGAGCGGGCGCGGTTGATCGCAATCGGCGCGGAGGCATTCGGCAATGACGGCGAATAG
- the traG gene encoding Ti-type conjugative transfer system protein TraG — MTANRLALVAVPAVLMTFAVIGMTGTEQWLSNFGKTESARLTLGRVGIAAPYVSAAAIGVIFLFASAGSANIKFAGCSALAGAAATILIAAIREAGRLAAFAGKVPAGNSITSYLDPATMIGAAAALVAGCFALRVALIGNAAFARAEPKRIRGQRALHGETDWMKMQDAAKLFPDTGGIVIGERYRVDKDSTAARSFRADDPETWGVGGKSPLLCFDGSFGSSHGIVFAGSGGFKTTSVTIPTALKWGGALVVLDPSNEVAPMVHQHRKNAARFIRILDPKAPETGFNALDWIGRFGGTKEEDIASVASWIMSDSGGPRGVRDDFFRASALQLLTALIADVCLSGHTDSEFQTLRQVRANLSEPEPKLRERLQSIYDNSNSDFVKENVAAFVNMTPETFSGVYANAVKETHWLSYPNYAALVSGSTFSTDALAAGKTDVFINIDLKTLETHSGLARVIIGSLINAIYNRDGEVKDRALFLLDEVARLGYMRILETARDAGRKYGITLTMIYQSIGQMRETYGGRDAASKWFESASWISFAAINDPDTADYISKRCGMTTVEIDQVSRSFQSRGSSRTRSKQLAARPLIQAHEVLRMRADEQIVFTAGNPPLRCGRAIWFRREDMKACVGTNRFHKVGKTAVGSLALFHARGSR; from the coding sequence ATGACGGCGAATAGGCTTGCTCTCGTCGCTGTCCCTGCCGTGCTGATGACCTTTGCCGTCATCGGCATGACCGGGACCGAGCAGTGGCTATCGAACTTCGGCAAGACGGAATCGGCGAGGCTGACGCTGGGCCGCGTCGGAATCGCCGCGCCCTATGTCAGCGCCGCGGCGATTGGCGTGATCTTTCTGTTCGCGAGCGCCGGCTCCGCGAACATCAAATTCGCCGGCTGCAGCGCTCTGGCCGGAGCCGCAGCAACGATCCTGATTGCGGCGATACGCGAGGCGGGACGTCTTGCCGCATTCGCCGGAAAGGTGCCGGCGGGCAACTCCATCACCTCGTATCTCGACCCTGCAACGATGATCGGCGCAGCTGCCGCGCTGGTGGCGGGATGTTTCGCGCTACGCGTCGCGCTGATCGGCAACGCTGCCTTCGCACGCGCCGAGCCGAAACGCATCCGGGGACAAAGGGCGCTGCATGGGGAGACCGACTGGATGAAGATGCAGGACGCGGCAAAGCTCTTTCCCGATACCGGCGGCATCGTCATTGGCGAGCGCTACCGCGTCGACAAGGACAGCACGGCAGCGCGTTCGTTTCGTGCGGATGATCCCGAAACCTGGGGCGTCGGCGGCAAGTCACCGCTGCTCTGCTTCGACGGCTCGTTCGGATCCTCGCACGGCATCGTGTTCGCCGGTTCCGGCGGCTTTAAGACGACGTCGGTGACGATCCCGACGGCACTCAAATGGGGCGGTGCGCTTGTCGTCCTCGACCCTTCGAACGAAGTGGCGCCGATGGTTCACCAGCATCGGAAGAATGCAGCGCGTTTCATTCGCATTCTCGATCCGAAGGCGCCGGAAACGGGCTTCAACGCTCTCGACTGGATCGGCCGCTTCGGCGGAACCAAGGAGGAAGACATCGCCTCCGTCGCGTCGTGGATCATGAGTGATAGCGGCGGCCCGCGCGGCGTGCGCGACGACTTCTTCCGGGCATCGGCGCTGCAGCTTCTGACCGCGCTGATCGCCGACGTCTGCCTGTCCGGCCATACCGACAGTGAGTTCCAGACCTTGCGGCAGGTTCGGGCCAATCTTTCTGAGCCGGAACCGAAACTGCGTGAGCGACTGCAATCCATCTACGACAATTCGAACTCGGACTTCGTGAAGGAGAATGTCGCCGCCTTCGTCAACATGACGCCGGAGACCTTCTCCGGTGTCTACGCCAATGCGGTCAAGGAAACACACTGGTTGTCCTATCCGAACTATGCCGCACTCGTATCGGGTTCGACCTTCTCAACCGACGCGCTTGCGGCCGGCAAGACCGACGTATTCATCAACATCGACCTGAAGACACTGGAGACGCATTCCGGTCTTGCCCGGGTGATCATCGGCTCGCTCATTAACGCCATCTACAATCGCGACGGCGAGGTGAAGGACAGGGCCCTCTTCCTTCTCGATGAGGTCGCGCGTCTCGGCTACATGCGCATCCTGGAAACCGCGCGTGACGCTGGCCGCAAGTATGGCATCACATTGACGATGATCTACCAGTCGATTGGCCAGATGCGGGAGACCTATGGCGGCCGCGATGCGGCGAGCAAATGGTTCGAGAGCGCGAGCTGGATCTCTTTCGCCGCGATCAACGATCCGGATACCGCAGACTACATCTCGAAGCGCTGCGGCATGACCACGGTCGAGATCGACCAGGTCAGCCGCAGTTTCCAATCTAGGGGATCATCGCGGACTCGATCGAAGCAGCTGGCGGCGCGGCCGCTGATCCAGGCGCATGAGGTTCTTCGCATGCGGGCAGACGAGCAGATCGTCTTCACCGCCGGCAACCCGCCGCTTCGCTGCGGCAGGGCGATCTGGTTCCGGCGTGAAGACATGAAGGCCTGCGTCGGCACGAACAGGTTTCACAAGGTCGGAAAGACGGCTGTCGGAAGCTTGGCACTCTTCCACGCGCGGGGGTCTCGCTAG
- a CDS encoding WGR domain-containing protein codes for MISQPYRLYVERSDPARNMARYYAMSIEPNLFGDICLLRKWGRIGTRGQMMVHHFRREEEAVRLFLDVLRRKRKRGYRPRASMPI; via the coding sequence ATGATCTCTCAACCCTACCGCCTCTACGTCGAACGCTCGGATCCCGCGAGGAATATGGCCCGCTACTATGCCATGTCGATCGAACCGAACCTGTTCGGGGACATCTGCCTGCTTCGGAAGTGGGGCCGCATTGGAACCAGGGGACAGATGATGGTCCATCATTTCCGCCGGGAAGAGGAAGCGGTCCGGCTGTTTCTCGATGTGCTCCGACGGAAACGAAAACGCGGTTATCGTCCGCGCGCTTCTATGCCCATATGA